AATCACCACCACATCTACGACTGCCTCGGCGCACACCCCACAGAAAAAGGCGTACATTTTGCCGTATGGGCACCCAATGCCTGGCGCGTAAGCGTGGTTGGCGACTTCAACGCCTGGAATAGATGCCAGCACCCCATGCAAAACAGGGGCAGCACAGGTGTATGGGAACTATTCATCCCCGACCTGACACCCGGCACCCTCTACAAATACGAAATCAAAACCCAAAACGGCGATATCTTTACCAAAAGCGACCCCTACGCCTTCTGTATGGAACACCGCCCGCGCACAGCCTCTGTCGTGTACCAGCCCGACGATGCCCTGTGGACCGATGCCGAATGGCTACAAACCCGCCAGAAAAAAGACCCATACACAGACCCAATCTCCATATACGAAGTACACCCCGGATCCTGGCGGCGCAACCCACAAGAAAACAACCGACCGCTCACCTATCGCGAACTCGCGCACGAACTCGTCGAATACGTCCTCGAAATGGGCTACACCCACATCGAACTCCTCCCCATCATGGAACACCCCTTAGACGAATCCTGGGGCTATCAGATCACGGGCTATTACGCGCCAACCAGCCGTTTTGGCACGCCAGACGATTTCAAATACCTCGTCAACCACTGCCACATCCACGGCATAGGCGTCATCCTCGACTGGGTACCCGCACACTTCCCAACAGACGCGCATGGACTCGCCCAATTCGACGGCTCTGCCCTGTACGAACACGCCGACCCCCGGCAGGGAACACACCCCGATTGGGGCACCTTAATTTTCAATTACGGACGCAATGAAGTACGCAATTTTCTCATCGCCAATGTCCTCTTCTGGATCGAAAAATATCACATCGACGGCCTGCGCGTCGATGCAGTCGCATCCATGCTCTACCTCGATTACTCGCGCAAAGAAGGCGAATGGATCCCCAACCAATATGGCGGCAGAGAAAATTTAGACGCCATCGCCTTTATGCACCAGCTCAACACCCTGATCCACGAAAAGTTCCCGGGCGTCTTGATGATCGCCGAAGAATCGACCTCCTGGCCCGGCGTCTCTCGCCCCGTTTATCTGGGCGGCCTCGGCTTTGGATTCAAATGGAACATGGGCTGGATGAACGACACCCTGTCCTACATCTCCAAAGAACCGATCCACCGCAAATACCATCACGACAACCTCACCTTTGGCCTCGTCTATGCCTTCCACGAAAACTTCATCCTCGTGCTCTCCCACGACGAAGTCGTCCACGGCAAACGCGCCCTCATCGACAAAATGCCCGGCGACCGCTGGCAAAAATTTGCCAATCTGCGCGCCTTTTACGCCTTTCAATACGCCCATCCCGGCAAAAAGTTGCTCTTTATGGGCGGTGAACTCGGCCAGTGGCAAGAATGGAACGCACAGGAAAGCGTACACTGGCACCTGCTCGAAGAACCCGACCACGCGGGCCTGAAGCGCTTTGTAAGAGACCTCAACACCCTCTACCGGGACGAACCCGCACTCTACGAACGGGACTTTGACCCCGAAGGCTTTGAATGGATCTCACTCCACGACGCCTCAAACAGCGTCCTATCCTTCCTGCGCCGCGCGCGATCACACGATGCCCCTTTAATCTTTGCCTGCAACTTTACCCCCGTCCCAAGAGAAAACTACCGCATAGGCGTACCCACCCCAGGCACATACCGCGAACTCATCAACAGTGACGCCGAACGCTATGGCGGCAGCAACATGGGCAACCTCGGCACCGTCCAAACCGAACCCATCGCAAGTCACGGACATCCGCAATCCCTGCAAATCACCCTTCCCCCACTCGCCGCTGTCATATTCAAACCTGAGTAAAATGCAAAAACTGGATATCAAGCGTCCCTGATTACTGTCCGTATATGGATTATAGTCCATATACGGATGTTTAGATATAATTATTTATTAATCAATAACATACACTGGCGACATGACCCACGTCCCGGACAGGGACTTTGATACGCTACGCGCCGCAGGAAACATCTCCCCTACAGGGATCTGGTCGGATGGAACGACTATATGGGTAGCGGACTACGACAGGGGCCACACGGGACGGGATACAAGGGAGACTGTAGCTACCGAGACGAAAACACGGGCGAGATCCGCGTTACCGGTGAGAACACAGAAACCCAGGTATGGCGTCATCGCGGTGGTGCCGGGTCGAAGGCACGGATCATCGTGGAAACAGCGAGGTGAGATCCAAATATGGTATGCCTGTCTGGATGCAGGTGGTTGTGGAAACCATATTCCGGATGATATGCGCTGGGGCCGCGGGAATCGTCCTGTGATGAATGTGAGTTGGGAAGATGCCCAGTCTTATGTGCGCTGGTTGTCCGCCCGAACGGGTAAAACGTATCGTTTATTGAGTGAATCGGAATGGGAGTATGTGGCACGCACGGGTACGGAGACAGCGTATAGCTGGGTGATAGCATAGGTGTCAACCGCGCCAGTGGGATCTTTTGAGGCGAATGCCTGGGGTGTTTACGATATGCACGGGAATGTGTATGAGTGGGTACAAGATTGTTGGAATAGCGATTACGAGGGCGCACCCTCTGATGGGTATGCGTGGAAGTCTGAGGACTGTAGTGATCGTGGTGATCGCGTGGTGCGTGGTGGTTCGTGGGACTACGGACGGTGGTGGTTGCGTTCGGCGCATCGCGGCGAGGGTCCCACCGAATACCGGAGCAACGTCAACGGTTTTCGAGTTGCCCGGGATCTTTAACTCCTCTCATCTAACAAATGCCCAAACGCCTCCAGACTGGATACCTGTATCGCCGCGCGATGCAACTGCTTGAGGCGTGAGATAGGGGCATTTCAGGCATCAAAAATTATAGACATAATCCTACAGTTGTCTATATCAATAATTCCGCAATTGTCAGTTTCAATAGAGACAATTTCCTACAATTGTCATTCTCAAGAGCGACATCTTTCCGCAATTGTCTATCTCGATAGGTGTTTTGTCAGGAACACTTCCAACACCGCTCTTTTATCTAACGAGGTATCAGACGAATATCCAGACGACAGCCAACAGCTTCTGCATATTTTTTTAGAGTGGCAAGAGAAGGAGAATGCTTTTTGTGGCGCCCCGATGCTTCAAGACGTGCAATTGCGGGCGTTTTGGTGCCCATCTTTTTAGCCACATCAGCCTGGGTTAAACCCGCATTCTTTCTGGCTCTGAGCATTTCATCAAAAAGCGCAAATTCATCCGCAAGCGCGTCGTATTCAGCGACAAATTCTGGATCTTTCTTCCATTCATCAATCATTTCACGATGTGTTTTCATGTGCAACCTCCTTCTGACGTTTGCGTGCAATCTCCAATTCCTTTCGAGGCGTTTTTTCAGATTTTTTGATATAGGCGTGGAGCACAATCACCCTTCGAGCAACAACCGTACAAAAAAACGCACGTCCAATTCCTTCTTTACCTTTTGCTCGTATCTCGAATAAA
The window above is part of the Gemmatimonadota bacterium genome. Proteins encoded here:
- the glgB gene encoding 1,4-alpha-glucan branching protein GlgB, encoding MPSLISDFDLHLHGEGNHHHIYDCLGAHPTEKGVHFAVWAPNAWRVSVVGDFNAWNRCQHPMQNRGSTGVWELFIPDLTPGTLYKYEIKTQNGDIFTKSDPYAFCMEHRPRTASVVYQPDDALWTDAEWLQTRQKKDPYTDPISIYEVHPGSWRRNPQENNRPLTYRELAHELVEYVLEMGYTHIELLPIMEHPLDESWGYQITGYYAPTSRFGTPDDFKYLVNHCHIHGIGVILDWVPAHFPTDAHGLAQFDGSALYEHADPRQGTHPDWGTLIFNYGRNEVRNFLIANVLFWIEKYHIDGLRVDAVASMLYLDYSRKEGEWIPNQYGGRENLDAIAFMHQLNTLIHEKFPGVLMIAEESTSWPGVSRPVYLGGLGFGFKWNMGWMNDTLSYISKEPIHRKYHHDNLTFGLVYAFHENFILVLSHDEVVHGKRALIDKMPGDRWQKFANLRAFYAFQYAHPGKKLLFMGGELGQWQEWNAQESVHWHLLEEPDHAGLKRFVRDLNTLYRDEPALYERDFDPEGFEWISLHDASNSVLSFLRRARSHDAPLIFACNFTPVPRENYRIGVPTPGTYRELINSDAERYGGSNMGNLGTVQTEPIASHGHPQSLQITLPPLAAVIFKPE
- a CDS encoding helix-turn-helix transcriptional regulator → MKTHREMIDEWKKDPEFVAEYDALADEFALFDEMLRARKNAGLTQADVAKKMGTKTPAIARLEASGRHKKHSPSLATLKKYAEAVGCRLDIRLIPR
- a CDS encoding type II toxin-antitoxin system RelE/ParE family toxin, which produces MWYPGSATPQAVAPLTRALGNGLFEIRAKGKEGIGRAFFCTVVARRVIVLHAYIKKSEKTPRKELEIARKRQKEVAHENTS